One Gemmatimonadales bacterium DNA segment encodes these proteins:
- the purD gene encoding phosphoribosylamine--glycine ligase, with product MRILVVGSGGREHALAHAFAADDASHLLYVAPGNPGTADLATNLPIQPTDIDRIADATDAYAIDLVVVGPELPLAIGLADRLRAEGKTVFGPGAHGARIEASKSFAKDLMRAAGVPTAASETFTDLQRALAYVERHAEPLVVKASGLAAGKGAVVCETRSDARRAVTSMLADRVLGDAGAMVVIEEFLQGEELSVLAITNGRDVTLLPAAQDHKRLLEGDRGPNTGGMGAYAPVSIATPTVLERVRNEVLLPTLAELARQGEPYRGVLYAGVMLHPDGTPNVVEFNCRLGDPETQVVLPLVRSGLVGLFDAAARGDALPPIAIRTASAVTTIVAARGYPDTPERGAVITLPAELGDGVTAYHAGTARSPDGALVVNGGRVLALTAVTDHFDAAQQRSRGAAEAVQFDGKQFRRDIGWREKERAR from the coding sequence ATGAGGATTCTCGTCGTCGGTAGCGGCGGCCGCGAGCACGCCCTCGCCCACGCCTTCGCTGCCGACGACGCTTCCCATCTGCTCTACGTCGCGCCGGGAAATCCCGGCACCGCGGATCTCGCCACCAATCTCCCCATCCAGCCGACCGATATCGACCGGATCGCCGACGCCACTGATGCGTATGCGATCGACCTGGTTGTCGTCGGTCCGGAACTTCCACTGGCCATCGGTCTCGCCGACCGGCTCCGCGCCGAGGGAAAGACCGTGTTCGGGCCGGGAGCGCACGGCGCACGCATCGAAGCGTCGAAATCGTTCGCCAAGGATCTGATGCGCGCGGCCGGGGTGCCGACCGCCGCCAGCGAAACCTTCACCGACCTGCAACGTGCTCTCGCGTACGTCGAACGGCACGCCGAGCCGCTGGTGGTCAAGGCGTCGGGACTCGCGGCCGGCAAGGGTGCCGTGGTCTGCGAAACCAGGAGTGATGCGCGGCGCGCCGTGACCTCGATGCTCGCGGACCGCGTCCTTGGCGACGCCGGTGCCATGGTCGTGATCGAGGAGTTTCTCCAGGGCGAGGAGCTCTCGGTCCTCGCCATCACAAACGGTCGCGACGTGACACTCCTTCCCGCAGCGCAGGACCACAAGCGGCTATTGGAAGGAGACCGCGGGCCGAATACCGGCGGAATGGGCGCCTACGCGCCAGTGTCGATCGCCACGCCGACGGTGCTCGAACGGGTGAGGAATGAAGTCCTGCTGCCGACGCTCGCCGAACTGGCGCGACAAGGGGAGCCGTATCGCGGCGTCCTCTATGCCGGCGTGATGCTCCACCCGGATGGAACGCCCAACGTCGTCGAATTCAACTGCCGACTCGGCGATCCCGAAACGCAGGTCGTCCTGCCGCTGGTCCGGTCGGGGCTGGTCGGCCTCTTCGACGCCGCAGCACGTGGAGACGCACTCCCGCCGATCGCGATTCGAACTGCGAGCGCTGTGACGACGATCGTTGCGGCGCGCGGATATCCCGACACGCCGGAACGCGGCGCCGTCATCACACTGCCGGCAGAGCTCGGCGACGGCGTCACGGCGTACCACGCCGGAACGGCGCGGAGTCCCGATGGAGCACTCGTAGTGAACGGCGGGCGCGTGCTGGCACTCACCGCGGTCACCGATCACTTCGATGCAGCACAGCAGCGGAGTCGTGGTGCGGCGGAAGCGGTGCAGTTCGACGGAAAGCAGTTTCGTCGCGACATCGGGTGGCGCGAGAAGGAACGGGCTCGGTGA
- a CDS encoding M48 family metallopeptidase → MTSLPAARPRVALPDIAPVSWEHPADRAALQALRALPGVDQVIRKILGILGGERGIRLLFQGNAIRVGPTQFPQLWAMHLENCTTFGWEKVPELYVTQTPIFNAGAYGVDDPFIVIHSSAFELLDTDEQRVLLAHELGHVMSGHALYSTIAAIMLLISIGALPFPVELVVLPVRLAFLEWSRKSELSADRAGLLGSQDLAATMRLFMKMAGGANISNVRPGDLNLEPFMVQASEYAEQHDGFDIVYKVLNTLALTHPMNVVRAGEVQKWVRSGAYERIVGGEYVRRGTPEADERPLRDDMKDAAQHYKEEFNVFADQLKTAAKQAAERARDAFNEARQRNVG, encoded by the coding sequence ATGACTTCGCTGCCAGCTGCCCGACCCCGCGTTGCCCTCCCCGACATCGCCCCGGTGTCCTGGGAGCATCCTGCTGACCGTGCCGCGTTGCAGGCGCTCCGGGCACTCCCCGGCGTCGACCAGGTCATCCGCAAGATTCTCGGGATTCTCGGTGGCGAACGCGGGATCCGCCTCCTCTTCCAGGGGAACGCGATTCGCGTCGGGCCGACGCAATTCCCGCAGCTCTGGGCAATGCACCTCGAGAACTGCACCACCTTCGGATGGGAGAAGGTGCCGGAGCTGTACGTTACGCAGACCCCGATCTTCAACGCCGGTGCGTACGGCGTCGACGATCCGTTCATCGTGATCCATTCGTCGGCGTTCGAACTCCTCGATACCGACGAGCAGCGGGTGCTGCTGGCCCATGAGCTCGGCCACGTGATGAGCGGGCATGCGCTGTACAGCACGATCGCGGCGATCATGCTGCTGATCAGCATCGGCGCGCTCCCCTTTCCGGTCGAACTCGTCGTCCTTCCGGTACGGCTCGCGTTCCTGGAATGGTCGCGCAAGTCCGAACTCTCGGCCGATCGCGCCGGGCTCCTCGGCTCGCAGGATCTCGCCGCGACGATGCGCCTGTTCATGAAGATGGCCGGCGGTGCCAATATCTCGAATGTGCGGCCCGGCGACCTCAACCTGGAGCCGTTCATGGTCCAGGCGAGCGAGTACGCCGAGCAGCACGACGGCTTCGACATCGTGTACAAGGTCCTCAACACCCTCGCGTTGACGCATCCGATGAACGTCGTCCGCGCCGGCGAAGTGCAGAAGTGGGTGCGCAGCGGCGCCTACGAGCGGATCGTCGGTGGTGAGTACGTGCGTCGCGGTACGCCGGAAGCCGACGAGCGTCCGTTGCGCGACGACATGAAGGACGCGGCGCAGCACTACAAGGAAGAGTTCAACGTCTTTGCCGACCAGCTCAAGACCGCGGCAAAACAGGCCGCCGAGCGGGCACGCGATGCCTTCAACGAAGCGCGCCAGCGAAACGTTGGATGA
- a CDS encoding cystathionine gamma-synthase — translation MTHAHDDQTDQRIATLAVHAGAIPDPLSGAVMPPIYQTSTYAQDGLGKPHNGFEYARTSNPTRNAWQRNLAALEGATHAFAFASGLAALDAVLKLLAAGDHVVVGNNIYGGSHRQMERIYGQFGLSFTFVDMRETARVDAAMQPNTRMIYCETPTNPMMFLADLAQLGDLAQARGVVLVADNTFATPMLQRPLALGADIVLHSTTKYLNGHSDMVGGALITSRDDLAERIGFIQNASGAVPGPFDCWLALRGVKTLPLRMRAHCDNAMQLAQWLASRKDIPRVYYPGLSSHPQHALASRQMSAFGGIISIELGSVERARTVAEGTRIFTLAESLGGVESLIGHPASMTHASVPKAMREEMGLTDSLVRLSVGIEDVRDLMADLDRALR, via the coding sequence ATGACTCACGCCCACGACGATCAGACCGACCAGCGCATCGCCACGCTCGCCGTGCATGCGGGCGCGATTCCCGACCCGCTCTCCGGCGCCGTGATGCCGCCGATCTATCAGACCTCGACCTATGCCCAGGACGGGCTCGGCAAGCCGCACAACGGCTTCGAATACGCGCGGACGAGCAATCCGACGCGCAACGCCTGGCAACGGAATCTCGCCGCGCTCGAAGGCGCGACGCATGCCTTTGCGTTCGCGTCGGGACTCGCCGCGCTGGACGCGGTGCTCAAGCTGCTTGCTGCCGGCGATCACGTCGTCGTCGGGAACAACATCTACGGCGGCAGCCATCGTCAGATGGAACGGATCTACGGTCAGTTCGGCCTCTCGTTCACCTTTGTCGACATGCGCGAGACCGCACGTGTCGACGCTGCGATGCAGCCGAACACCAGGATGATCTACTGCGAGACGCCGACCAACCCGATGATGTTTCTCGCGGATCTCGCGCAGCTGGGCGACCTCGCGCAGGCCCGCGGCGTGGTGCTCGTCGCCGACAACACCTTCGCCACCCCGATGCTGCAACGCCCGCTGGCGCTCGGCGCCGACATCGTGCTCCACTCCACGACCAAATATCTCAACGGTCACTCCGACATGGTCGGTGGAGCGCTGATCACGTCGCGCGACGATCTCGCCGAGCGGATCGGGTTCATCCAGAACGCCAGTGGTGCGGTCCCGGGCCCGTTCGATTGCTGGCTGGCGCTCCGCGGCGTCAAGACGCTGCCGCTTCGCATGCGGGCCCACTGCGACAATGCCATGCAGCTGGCTCAGTGGCTCGCGTCGCGCAAGGATATTCCGCGGGTCTATTATCCCGGACTGTCCAGCCACCCGCAGCACGCGCTCGCGTCACGGCAGATGTCCGCATTCGGCGGCATCATCTCGATCGAGCTTGGCTCGGTCGAACGGGCGCGCACCGTCGCCGAAGGGACGCGCATCTTCACCCTCGCGGAATCGCTCGGCGGGGTTGAAAGCCTGATCGGACATCCGGCGTCGATGACGCACGCCTCGGTGCCCAAGGCGATGCGGGAAGAGATGGGGCTCACCGATTCGCTGGTCCGGCTTTCCGTCGGGATCGAGGATGTCCGCGACCTGATGGCCGACCTCGATCGGGCACTCCGTTGA
- a CDS encoding site-specific DNA-methyltransferase — translation MIDIHLGDNLDVLRRFPDRRFDLIYIDPPFNTGSPRRLTRTRTVRDDTGDRTGFQQRRYRTLRLDTRSYPDTFDDYIGFLEPRLREAHRVLTSTGSLFVHLDVREVHYVKVLLDQIFGRASFQNEIIWAYDYGARSTTRWPAKHDNILWYTRDPARYTFRLDDADRIAYMAPQLVGPAKAARGKTPTDTWWHTIVSPTGRERTGYPTQKPVGILERIVKVHSEPGAMLCDFFAGSGSFGDAADRHGRDVVLIDSNPEAIDVMRRRFAGRNTRFPSTQTRRAK, via the coding sequence GTGATCGACATCCATCTGGGCGACAATCTCGACGTGTTGCGCCGATTCCCCGATCGCCGGTTCGATCTGATCTATATCGACCCGCCATTCAACACCGGCTCGCCGCGGCGCCTGACACGGACGCGCACGGTTCGCGACGACACCGGCGACCGCACCGGCTTTCAGCAGCGCCGCTATCGCACGCTTCGGCTCGACACCCGCAGCTATCCCGACACCTTCGACGACTACATCGGCTTTCTCGAGCCGAGACTCCGGGAGGCGCACCGCGTGCTCACGAGCACCGGGAGCCTCTTCGTGCATCTCGATGTTCGAGAAGTCCATTATGTGAAGGTGCTGCTCGATCAGATCTTCGGCCGGGCGTCCTTCCAGAACGAAATCATCTGGGCGTACGACTACGGCGCGCGGTCGACCACGCGCTGGCCCGCCAAGCACGACAACATTCTCTGGTACACTCGCGATCCCGCCCGCTACACCTTCCGTCTCGACGATGCCGACCGGATCGCCTACATGGCGCCGCAGCTCGTCGGACCGGCCAAGGCGGCGCGCGGCAAGACGCCGACCGATACCTGGTGGCACACGATCGTCAGTCCCACGGGGAGGGAGCGCACCGGCTATCCGACGCAGAAGCCGGTCGGCATCCTCGAGCGGATCGTCAAGGTGCATTCGGAACCTGGCGCGATGCTGTGCGACTTCTTCGCGGGGAGCGGCTCGTTCGGCGACGCCGCCGACCGGCATGGCCGCGACGTGGTACTGATTGACAGCAATCCTGAAGCGATTGACGTGATGCGGCGGCGCTTTGCCGGCCGCAACACCCGCTTCCCTTCTACCCAGACCCGGCGCGCCAAATGA